The proteins below come from a single Deltaproteobacteria bacterium genomic window:
- a CDS encoding cupin domain-containing protein, which produces MKITRIGDMEKTRMAMEGAKDVWKQMPISKADGTPHVSIRVFTIMPGGHTPYHVHPFEHLNYVIDGNGAVITETGEERPVKKGDFVLVLPDEKHQYKNTSAQEPMVMICGVPKDYE; this is translated from the coding sequence ATGAAAATCACTAGAATTGGCGATATGGAAAAAACAAGGATGGCGATGGAGGGAGCAAAAGATGTGTGGAAACAGATGCCTATATCAAAAGCTGACGGTACGCCGCATGTTTCTATTCGCGTCTTTACGATCATGCCAGGAGGACATACCCCTTATCATGTCCATCCGTTTGAACATTTGAATTATGTCATTGACGGTAACGGGGCTGTTATCACTGAGACTGGTGAAGAGCGACCTGTCAAAAAGGGGGACTTTGTGTTGGTGCTACCGGATGAAAAACATCAGTATAAAAACACATCTGCACAGGAGCCTATGGTTATGATCTGTGGAGTGCCCAAGGACTATGAATGA